CGGCGGTCCCTGGGAGCTCGGTCTCGCCGAGACCCAGCAGACCCTGCTGCTCAACGGCCTGCGCGACCGCATCGTCGTCCAGACCGACGGCCAGCTCAAGACCGGCCGCGACGTCGTCATCGCCGCGCTGCTCGGCGCCGAGGAGTTCGGTTTCGCGACCGCGCCGCTCGTCGTCTCCGGCTGCGTCATGATGCGCGTCTGCCACCTGGACACCTGCCCGGTCGGCATCGCCACGCAGAACCCCGTCCTGCGCGAGCGGTTCTCCGGCAAGGCCGAATTCGTCGTGAACTTCTTCGAGTTCATCGCCGAAGAGGTCCGCGAGATCCTCGCCGAGCTCGGCTTCCGCACCATCGAGGAGGCCGTCGGCCACGCCGAACTCCTCGACACCGAGCGGGCCGTGGACCACTGGAAGGCCCAGGGCCTCGACCTCGAGCCCCTCTTCTACGTCCCCGAGCTGCCCGAGGGCGCCGTGCGCCACCAGGTGATCACTCAGGACCACGGCCTGGAGAAGGCCCTGGACAACGAGCTGATCAAGCTGGCCGCCGACGCGCTCGACGCGAACGCGCAGGCCGACGCCCAGCCGGTCCGCGCCCAGGTCGCGATCCGCAACATCAACCGCACGGTCGGCACCATGCTCGGCCACGAGGTGACGAAGAAGTTCGGTGGCGCGGGCCTGCCCGACGACACCATCGACATCACCTTCACCGGCTCCGCGGGCCAGTCGTTCGGCGCGTTCGTGCCGCGCGGTGTGACCCTGCGCCTGGAGGGCGACGCCAACGACTACGTCGGCAAGGGCCTGTCCGGCGGCCGCATCGTGGTCCGCCCGGACCGCGGCGCCGACCACCTCGCCGAGTACTCCACGATCGCGGGCAACACGATCGCGTACGGCGCGACGGGCGGCGAGCTGTTCCTGCGCGGCCGCACCGGCGAGCGCTTCTGCGTCCGCAACTCGGGTGCGACGGTCGTCTCGGAAGGCGTGGGCGACCACGGCTGCGAGTACATGACCGGTGGCCACGCGGTCGTCCTCGGCGAGACCGGACGCAACTTCGCGGCCGGCATGTCGGGCGGTGTCGCGTACGTCGTCGACCTGGACCTCAACAACGTAAATGGCTTGTCCCAGGCCGCAGTTGAGGCCCTCGACGACACCGACAAGCAGTGGCTGCACGACGTCGTGCGCCGCCACGCGGAGGAGACCGGCTCGACGGTCGCCGAGAAGCTCCTCGCGGAGTGGCCGGCGGCGGTGGACCGCTTCAGCAAGATCATCCCCAGCACGTACAAGGCAGTGCTCGCCGCCAAGGACGCCGCCGAGCGAGCCGGACTCTCCGAGTCCGAGACCACCGAGAAGATGATGGAGGCGGCGACCAATGGCTGATCCCAAGGGCTTTCTCAACCATGGCCGCGAGGTCGCCAAGACCCGTCCGGTCGGCGAGCGCGTGCGGGACTGGAACGAGGTCTACGTTCCCGGCTCCCTGCTCCCCATCATCAGCAAGCAGGCCGGCCGCTGCATGGACTGCGGCATCCCGTTCTGCCACAACGGCTGCCCGCTCGGGAACCTGATCCCCGAGTGGAACGACTACGCGTACCGCGAGGACTGGTCGGCGGCGCAGGAGCGGCTGCACGCCACCAACAACTTCCCGGAGTTCACCGGCCGCCTCTGCCCGGCGCCCTGTGAGTCGGCGTGCGTGCTCGGCATCAACCAGCCGGCCGTCACCATCAAGAACGTCGAGGTCTCGATCATCGACCAGGCGTGGGACCGCGGCGATGTCGCGCCCCAGGCCCCGGAGCGCCTCTCCGGCAAGACCGTCGCCGTCATCGGCTCGGGCCCGGCGGGCCTCGCCGCCGCCCAGCAGCTGACGCGGGCCGGCCACACGGTCGCCGTCTACGAGCGCGCCGACCGCATCGGCGGCCTGCTCCGCTACGGCATCCCCGAGTTCAAGATGGAGAAGCGCCACATCAACCGCCGCATCGAGCAGATGCGCGCGGAGGGCACCAAGTTCCGTACGGGCGTGGAGATCGGCCGCGACATCGACGCCGCGAAGCTGCGCAAGCGCTACGACGCCGTGGTCATCGCCGCCGGTGCCACAACCGCCCGCGACCTGCCGGTCCCGGGACGTGAACTCAAGGGCGTCTACCAGGCGATGGAGTACCTGCCCCTGGCCAACAAGGTCCAGGAGGGCGACTACGTCACCACGCCCGTCTCCGCCGAGGGCAAGCACGTCGTCGTCATCGGCGGCGGCGACACCGGCGCGGACTGCGTGGGCACCGCCCACCGCCAGGGCGCGGCCTCGGTCACGCAGCTGGAGATCATGCCGCGCCCCGGTGAGGACCGGAACGCGGGCCAGCCCTGGCCGACGTTCCCCATGCTCTACAAGGTGACGTCCGCGCACGAGGAGGGCGGCGAGCGGGTCTACTCCGTCTCGACCACCCACTTCGAGGGCGACGAGGACGGCAACGTCCAGTTCCTGCACCTCGCCGAGGTGGAGTTCATCGACGGCAAGCTGACGCCGAAGCCGGGCACGGAGCGAAAGATCCCCGCCCAGCTCGTCACGCTCGCCATGGGCTTCACGGGCACGGACCAGGACAACGGCCTCGTCTCCCAGTTCGCCCTGGACCTCGACGCGCGCGGCAACGTGGCGCGCGACGACGAGTTCCAGACCAACGTCCCCGGCGTCTTCGTCGCCGGTGACGCCGGCCGCGGCCAGTCACTCATCGTGTGGGCCATCGCGGAGGGCCGCTCGGCCGCCCGCGGGGTCGACCGCTTCCTGACCGGTGCCAGCGAACTGCCGGCCCCGATCCGCCCGACGGACCGCTCCCTGACGGTCTGACCGACGTGACGGCGGCCTGACGGCGGCCCCTCAAAAGACGTCCCGTACAACGGCGTACGGAACTGAGCGCGACGCTCGCCCCACTGTCCCCGACCGGACGACTGGGCGGGCGTCGCGGTGCGTCTGCCCTCTGCCGCGCCGCGGGTCACTCACTGCGTGACGAGCCGGAGCGGATGGTGCGGGTCGCGGGGGCACACGGCGATGGTCAGGCGGCCGCGGCCGGGGGAGACGCGGGTCGGGGTGTTGGCGCCCCGGGCATCACTGTCCTGCCGGTCCTCGTACGGGATCCAGCTGGTCGTGCTGGGATTCCACTCGGTGGCGGCCGCGGTCAGGAGCGGGAAGAGGTCCGCGTCGCAGGCGGCGCAGTTCAGGCGGGTCGGCCCCGTGAGGTTCCAGGCGATGTGACCGCCGACCTTCCAGCCGGGGGCCGTCGACAGGTCCGACACGTAGACTTCGTCCTCGTCCTCCTCCTCGCCGTCGGGCGCGGCCCAGCGCTCGATGCGCTCCTGCAGCCCGGGGCCGAGCTCCTCGAACCACGGGTACTCGGTGACCACTTCGGGGTGCAGGACGCACGCACTCGGGACGAGCTCCTCGCGGCCCACGACCTCGGGCACCGGCTGCTCGGAGAGCGGCTCGGTGACGTCCGCGGCATGACGCCGTCGGAGGTGGACGTGCGGCTCGTGGCGGGACTCGCCGTGCCGCTCGTAGCCGCACCAGAACACCTGGAGCAGATCGCCCTCTTCGGGGAACGGGAGTCCGGGGACGTCACGGCGGTGGAGCTGGGCGACGGCGAGCAGCGGGATCGGGTCGCTGTCGGTCAGGTCCGGGGCGTGCCGGCCACGCTTGGAACCGGCGAGTTCGGCGCGCTCCTCGGCGTTCGGGCCGGACCGCGGATCGCGCCGCCAGGCCCGGTCCAGGATCTCCCGCTCGCGCAGGACATCGGCGTAGCGGTAGCCGCTGGACCGCTTGTGCGGGATCGTGCAGACCGGCCACGGCTCTCCTGCGGGCCACAGCATCGGACCGCCGACCGAGCTGTCGTGCACCGTGGGGGTGCCGGGCCGTGGATGCAGCCGGGTCGCCGAGCGTCGCAGCGCACCCAGCTCGGGGAAGAGCGCTTCGACGTCGACAGGGCGGGGCGGGGTGGTGCGCGGCATGGGTCAGGGCTCCCGGGCATCGGGTGTCGGTCACAGACGGTCGGCGAGGGCGGAGGGGACTCTATCCGCTCGGGATCCGCTCAGGGTTTCCAGCCGGGGTTTGCGGTGCGTACCCCCGAGGCCTGACAGCCCGTCAAAATCCCCCCGTACAAAGGAGTACGGCACCGAGCGCGACGCTCGCCCCACTGTCCCCGACCGGACGACTGGGCGGGCGTCGCGGTGCGTCTGCCGCCAATCCGCCAGGTCGCGCACGGGCAGAGAGACGTCGTCCCTTTCCCGGCTGGGCGGGCGTACGAATCAGAGACCCGCTCAACCGCGATTCTCGTAGCGGTAGTTGTAGTACTCCTTGCCGCCGACCAGGACCGAGGTGACACAACGCGGCAGGCCGTCGGCGTCCCGCTCGACCTCCTGCGAGGTCTGCCGGGTGAAGCCGAGGGACACCCCGGGGATCACCGGGTACTCGGGCTGCGACGTGTCGACCGTCCAGCCCCGCTCTGCGGCGCGCGTGAAGAGGCTCTGGGCGGGGGTGGTGAACACCTCGTCCCCATCGAGCAGGACGCGGGTGCTGGACGTGCGGCCTTCGCCGGGCCACCACAGCTCGATCGCGGTGACGGCGGTGCCGCCCTCTACCAGGGCCTGTACACCGACGTGGTCGAGGGTCCAGGAAGCCTTCGCCGAGTTCCGGCTGGGACGGCGCAGCACGCGGGACTCGCCCCAGTTGTCGGGCGCCGCGGCGAGCGCTTCGTCGAGCGTCATGCCCAGCAGGATCGGCGCGACTCCGCGCGGCGGGTCGAGTACCAGATCCATCGGTTACCTCTTGCCTCTCGTTCGCCGGGTGGCCGTGCGGCGCAGCGCGTTCAACTCGGGGAAGAGGCCTTCGACATCGACGGGCGGGGTCTCACGAGGCGTGGGCCAGGGCCCCGGTCACTGGGTGACGAGGCCGAGCGGATGGTGCACGTCAAGGGGACACACGGCGATGGTCAGTCGGCCACGGCCGGGGGACACCCGGGTAGGAATGTTGGCGCGCCTGACATTGCGGTCCTGCTGATCCTCGTAGGGGATCCAACTGGTGGTGGCCGGGTCCCATTCGCGCCGGTCCGCGGTGAGGAGCGGGATGAGTTCTGTTCCGCAGGCGGAGCAGTTCAGGGGGGCCGGGCCGGTGAGGTTCCAGGCGATGTAGCCGCTGATCTTCCAGCCGGGGGCCGTGGACAGATCGGAGATGTACTGCGGGCCCTCGTCCTCCTCCGGTCCCTCCCACGCGTCGATGCGGTCCTGCAGAGACGGGTCCAGGACCTCGAGGTAGGGGTGCTCGACGATCTCCTCGGGGTGCAGCACGCAGGGGGACGGCACAAGTTCCTCACGGCCGACGACCTCGGGCGCCGGCTGCTCGGTCAGCGGCGTGCCGATGTCCACCGACCGGTGCCGGCGGAGTTGTACGTGGAGTTCGTGGCCGGTCTCTCCGTGCAGTTCGAATCCGCACCAGAAGACCTGGAGCAGGTCTCCTTCGTCCGTGTCGGGCAGGCCGGGGACGTCGCGGCCGTACAGCTGGGCCACGGCGATCATCGGTACGGGATCCGTGTCGGCGAGGTGCGGGGCGTGCGGGCCGGCCTGGACACTGTCGATGAACTCGGATTCCCAGGCGGTCGGCCCGGCCGGGTCGCGCTGCCGTGCCTGTTCCAGGATCTCCCGTTTGCGCAGCACGTCGGCGTAGCGGAAACCGCTGCCACGCTCGTGCGGGACGGTGCACATCGGCCAGGGCTCGTCGGCGGGCCACAGGAGCGGCCCGCCGACCGAACTGTCACCTGCCGTGGGGATGCCACGACGCGGGTGGAGCCGCGTGGCGAAACGGCGCAGGGCGACCAGCTCGGGGAAGGCTGCTTCTACGTCGACGGGGCGGGGCGGGGTGGTGCGGGGCATCGGCCAGGACTCCCGGGGATCGGGGGCGGGTTCGGACGCGGGTTCGGTGTCGGGGGTCGGAGGGGGACTCTACCCACTCAGGGATTCCACCCGGGGATGGCGGTGCGCACCCCGCCCGCAGGGTTGTCGAGCGAGTCGACCAGTGAGAACCCCTTGTTGCCGTACGCCGCGTACTCGAAGCGGATGGGGACGGGATTGGTCCCCGCGTAGATCGGGGTGATGTCGTACTGGATGACCTCGTCCTTGTCGTCCACGGCCCGGTAGATCTTGTCCTCGATCAGATCCCGCTGGTAGGGCGAGTTGGTGGGGTTGTTCGTCTG
The DNA window shown above is from Streptomyces sp. NBC_01445 and carries:
- a CDS encoding glutamate synthase subunit beta, whose amino-acid sequence is MADPKGFLNHGREVAKTRPVGERVRDWNEVYVPGSLLPIISKQAGRCMDCGIPFCHNGCPLGNLIPEWNDYAYREDWSAAQERLHATNNFPEFTGRLCPAPCESACVLGINQPAVTIKNVEVSIIDQAWDRGDVAPQAPERLSGKTVAVIGSGPAGLAAAQQLTRAGHTVAVYERADRIGGLLRYGIPEFKMEKRHINRRIEQMRAEGTKFRTGVEIGRDIDAAKLRKRYDAVVIAAGATTARDLPVPGRELKGVYQAMEYLPLANKVQEGDYVTTPVSAEGKHVVVIGGGDTGADCVGTAHRQGAASVTQLEIMPRPGEDRNAGQPWPTFPMLYKVTSAHEEGGERVYSVSTTHFEGDEDGNVQFLHLAEVEFIDGKLTPKPGTERKIPAQLVTLAMGFTGTDQDNGLVSQFALDLDARGNVARDDEFQTNVPGVFVAGDAGRGQSLIVWAIAEGRSAARGVDRFLTGASELPAPIRPTDRSLTV